The Phaenicophaeus curvirostris isolate KB17595 chromosome 15, BPBGC_Pcur_1.0, whole genome shotgun sequence genome window below encodes:
- the JAKMIP2 gene encoding janus kinase and microtubule-interacting protein 2 isoform X3, which produces MSKKGRSKGEKPEALIVALQAANEELRTKLTDIQIELHQEKSKVAKLEREKTQETKRIREVEQRKQTVQITELKAKLHEEKMKELQAVRENLIKQHEQEMTRMVKVRDSEIQRLKSALCALRDGSSDKVRTALTIEAREEARKQFDSERLKLLQEITELKSAKKQVDEALNNMIQADKIKAGDLRSEHQSHQEAISKIKWESERDIRRLMDEIKAKDRIIFSLEKELETQTGYVQKLQLQKEALDEQLFLVKEAECNMSSPKREIPGRAGDGSEHCSSPDLRRNQKRIAELNATIRKLEDRNTLLVDERNELLKRVREAEKQCKPLLEKNKCLTKRNDELMQSLQRMEDKLKAVTKENIEMREKITSHPPLKKLRSLNDLDQANEEQETEFLKLQVIEQQNIIDELTRDREKLIRRRKHKRSSKPIKRHVVDTFFGYDEDSMDSETSSVASYRTDRTPATPDDDLDEGLAAEESELRFRQLTKEYQALQRAYALLQEQTGGIIDAEREAKAQEQLQAEVQRYKAKIEDLEKTLAQKGQDSHWVEDKQLFIKRNQELLDKIEKLEAENSRLQQELQDARDQNELLEFRNLELEERERRSPPFNLQIHPFSDGVSALQIYCMKEGVKDVSIPDLIKQLDILGDNGNLRNEEQVAIIQASTVLSLAEKWIQQIEGAEAALHQKMMELESDMEQFCKIKGYLEEELDYRKQALDQAYMRIQELEATLYNALQQETVIKFGELLTEKQQEELRTAVEKLRRQMLRKSREYDCQILQERMELLQQAHQSARPHR; this is translated from the exons ATGTCAAAAAAAGGACGTAGCAAGGGCGAAAAGCCTGAGGCACTGATTGTTGCTCTACAGGCTGCCAATGAGGAACTCAGGACCAAACTAACAGACATTCAAATTGAGCTGCATCAGGAGAAATCGAAG GTTGCGAAACTTGAAAGAGAGAAGACTCAAGAAACAAAGCGTATCCGTGAGGTGGAGCAGCGCAAGCAGACCGTGCAAATCACAGAGCTAAAAGCCAAACTCCatgaggagaaaatgaaggagcTGCAAGCTGTGAGGGAGAACCTCATTAAACAGCATGAGCAGGAGATGACACGGATGGTGAAAGTCCGAGACAGCGAAATCCAGCGCCTCAAGTCAGCGCTGTGTGCACTGCGGGATGGGAGCAGTGATAAAGTAAGGACAGCGCTGACCATTGAGGCTCGTGAAGAGGCCAGAAAACAGTTTGACTCTGAGCGCCTTAAGCTTCTGCAGGAAATTACTGAACTGAAGTCTGCCAaaaagcaggtagatgaggCCCTTAACAATATGATCCAAGCTGATAAGATCAAGGCTGGGGATCTTCGGAGTGAGCATCAGTCCCACCAGGAAGCCATTTCCAAGATCAAATGGGAGAGTGAAAGGGACATTCGCCGCCTG ATGGACGAGATCAAGGCTAAAGACAGGATCATATTTTCCTTGGAGAAAGAACTGGAGACACAGACAGGCTACGtgcagaagctgcagctgcagaaggaagCTCTGGATGAGCAGCTTTTCTTGGTGAAGGAGGCCGAGTGTAACATGAGCAGTCCCAAGAGAGAGATCCCAGGAAGGGCTGGAGATGGCTCGGAGCACTGCAGCAGCCCT GATTTGCGCAGAAACCAGAAGAGGATAGCAGAGCTGAATGCCACAATCCGGAAGCTGGAAGACAGGAACACTTTGCTTGTTGATGAACGAAATGAACTG TTGAAGCGTGTCCGAGAAGCTGAGAAACAATGTAAACCTCTTCTGGAAAAGAACAAGTGCCTCACGAAGAGAAATGACGAACTTATGCAGTCTTTGCAGCGTATGGAAGATAAACTCAAAGCAGTCACTaaagaaaatatagaaatg AGAGAAAAAATTACATCACATCCTCCTCTAAAGAAATTAAGATCTCTTAATGACCTGGATCAGGCTAATGAGGAACAAGAAACTGAATTCTTGAAGCTTCAAGTCATAGAACAACAGAACATAATAGATGAGTTAACAAGG GACAGGGAGAAACTCATTCGTCGCAGAAAGCATAAAAGGAGCTCAAAGCCAATTAAG AGACATGTGGTGGATACATTTTTTGGGTACGATGAAGATTCCATGGACTCTGAAACATCTTCTGTAGCCTCATATAGAACAGATAGAACACCAGCAACCCCAGATGATGATCTGGACGAG GGTTTAGCAGCAGAAGAATCGGAGCTGCGGTTTCGGCAACTGACAAAGGAGTACCAGGCCCTACAGAGAGCATATGCACTCCTGCAGGAGCAAACGGGAGGCATCATAGATGCTGAAAGAGAAGCCAAG GCTCAGGAGCAGCTCCAAGCTGAAGTCCAGAGATATAAAGCCAAAATAGAAGATCTGGAGAAAACTTTGGCACAGAAAGGGCAG GACTCGCACTGGGTGGAAGACAAACAGCTTTTCATTAAGAGGAACCAAGAGCTTTTAGACAAG ATAGAGAAACTGGAAGCAGAAAACAGCCGTCTGCaacaggagctgcaggatgCCCGAGACCAGAATGAGCTGCTGGAGTTCCGTAACCTTGAGCTGGAG gaaagagAGAGACGGTCCCCACCATTTAATCTCCAAATTCACCCATTCTCAGATGGTGTGAGTGCTCTGCAGATCTACTGCATGAAGGAAGGGGTTAAG gaTGTCAGCATCCCAGACCTCATAAAGCAGTTAGACATCCTAGGTGATAATGGG aATTTAAGAAACGAAGAACAAGTGGCCATAATTCAGGCTTCCACTGTATTGTCCTTGGCAGAAAAG TGGATCCAGCAGATTGAGGGCGCTGAAGCTGCTCTGCATCAGAAGATGATGGAACTGGAAAGTGATATG GAgcaattttgcaaaataaaaggtTATTTGGAGGAAGAATTGGACTACAGGAAGCAAGCTCTTGACCAAGCATACATG AGGATccaggagcttgaggccacctTGTACAATGCTTTGCAGCAAGAAACGGTGATAAAGTTTGGGGAACTACTTActgaaaaacagcaggaagaaCTGAGGACAGCAGTAGAAAAGCTAAGACGTCAGATgctgagaaaaagcagagaatatGATTGCCAGATTCTTCAGGAGAGAatggagctgctccagcaggCTCATCAG agtgCCCGACCACACAGATAA
- the JAKMIP2 gene encoding janus kinase and microtubule-interacting protein 2 isoform X2, with the protein MSKKGRSKGEKPEALIVALQAANEELRTKLTDIQIELHQEKSKVAKLEREKTQETKRIREVEQRKQTVQITELKAKLHEEKMKELQAVRENLIKQHEQEMTRMVKVRDSEIQRLKSALCALRDGSSDKVRTALTIEAREEARKQFDSERLKLLQEITELKSAKKQVDEALNNMIQADKIKAGDLRSEHQSHQEAISKIKWESERDIRRLMDEIKAKDRIIFSLEKELETQTGYVQKLQLQKEALDEQLFLVKEAECNMSSPKREIPGRAGDGSEHCSSPDLRRNQKRIAELNATIRKLEDRNTLLVDERNELLKRVREAEKQCKPLLEKNKCLTKRNDELMQSLQRMEDKLKAVTKENIEMREKITSHPPLKKLRSLNDLDQANEEQETEFLKLQVIEQQNIIDELTRDREKLIRRRKHKRSSKPIKRHVVDTFFGYDEDSMDSETSSVASYRTDRTPATPDDDLDEGLAAEESELRFRQLTKEYQALQRAYALLQEQTGGIIDAEREAKAQEQLQAEVQRYKAKIEDLEKTLAQKGQDSHWVEDKQLFIKRNQELLDKIEKLEAENSRLQQELQDARDQNELLEFRNLELEERERRSPPFNLQIHPFSDGVSALQIYCMKEGVKDVSIPDLIKQLDILGDNGNLRNEEQVAIIQASTVLSLAEKWIQQIEGAEAALHQKMMELESDMEQFCKIKGYLEEELDYRKQALDQAYMRIQELEATLYNALQQETVIKFGELLTEKQQEELRTAVEKLRRQMLRKSREYDCQILQERMELLQQAHQFLFLFLFFSLAFILWP; encoded by the exons ATGTCAAAAAAAGGACGTAGCAAGGGCGAAAAGCCTGAGGCACTGATTGTTGCTCTACAGGCTGCCAATGAGGAACTCAGGACCAAACTAACAGACATTCAAATTGAGCTGCATCAGGAGAAATCGAAG GTTGCGAAACTTGAAAGAGAGAAGACTCAAGAAACAAAGCGTATCCGTGAGGTGGAGCAGCGCAAGCAGACCGTGCAAATCACAGAGCTAAAAGCCAAACTCCatgaggagaaaatgaaggagcTGCAAGCTGTGAGGGAGAACCTCATTAAACAGCATGAGCAGGAGATGACACGGATGGTGAAAGTCCGAGACAGCGAAATCCAGCGCCTCAAGTCAGCGCTGTGTGCACTGCGGGATGGGAGCAGTGATAAAGTAAGGACAGCGCTGACCATTGAGGCTCGTGAAGAGGCCAGAAAACAGTTTGACTCTGAGCGCCTTAAGCTTCTGCAGGAAATTACTGAACTGAAGTCTGCCAaaaagcaggtagatgaggCCCTTAACAATATGATCCAAGCTGATAAGATCAAGGCTGGGGATCTTCGGAGTGAGCATCAGTCCCACCAGGAAGCCATTTCCAAGATCAAATGGGAGAGTGAAAGGGACATTCGCCGCCTG ATGGACGAGATCAAGGCTAAAGACAGGATCATATTTTCCTTGGAGAAAGAACTGGAGACACAGACAGGCTACGtgcagaagctgcagctgcagaaggaagCTCTGGATGAGCAGCTTTTCTTGGTGAAGGAGGCCGAGTGTAACATGAGCAGTCCCAAGAGAGAGATCCCAGGAAGGGCTGGAGATGGCTCGGAGCACTGCAGCAGCCCT GATTTGCGCAGAAACCAGAAGAGGATAGCAGAGCTGAATGCCACAATCCGGAAGCTGGAAGACAGGAACACTTTGCTTGTTGATGAACGAAATGAACTG TTGAAGCGTGTCCGAGAAGCTGAGAAACAATGTAAACCTCTTCTGGAAAAGAACAAGTGCCTCACGAAGAGAAATGACGAACTTATGCAGTCTTTGCAGCGTATGGAAGATAAACTCAAAGCAGTCACTaaagaaaatatagaaatg AGAGAAAAAATTACATCACATCCTCCTCTAAAGAAATTAAGATCTCTTAATGACCTGGATCAGGCTAATGAGGAACAAGAAACTGAATTCTTGAAGCTTCAAGTCATAGAACAACAGAACATAATAGATGAGTTAACAAGG GACAGGGAGAAACTCATTCGTCGCAGAAAGCATAAAAGGAGCTCAAAGCCAATTAAG AGACATGTGGTGGATACATTTTTTGGGTACGATGAAGATTCCATGGACTCTGAAACATCTTCTGTAGCCTCATATAGAACAGATAGAACACCAGCAACCCCAGATGATGATCTGGACGAG GGTTTAGCAGCAGAAGAATCGGAGCTGCGGTTTCGGCAACTGACAAAGGAGTACCAGGCCCTACAGAGAGCATATGCACTCCTGCAGGAGCAAACGGGAGGCATCATAGATGCTGAAAGAGAAGCCAAG GCTCAGGAGCAGCTCCAAGCTGAAGTCCAGAGATATAAAGCCAAAATAGAAGATCTGGAGAAAACTTTGGCACAGAAAGGGCAG GACTCGCACTGGGTGGAAGACAAACAGCTTTTCATTAAGAGGAACCAAGAGCTTTTAGACAAG ATAGAGAAACTGGAAGCAGAAAACAGCCGTCTGCaacaggagctgcaggatgCCCGAGACCAGAATGAGCTGCTGGAGTTCCGTAACCTTGAGCTGGAG gaaagagAGAGACGGTCCCCACCATTTAATCTCCAAATTCACCCATTCTCAGATGGTGTGAGTGCTCTGCAGATCTACTGCATGAAGGAAGGGGTTAAG gaTGTCAGCATCCCAGACCTCATAAAGCAGTTAGACATCCTAGGTGATAATGGG aATTTAAGAAACGAAGAACAAGTGGCCATAATTCAGGCTTCCACTGTATTGTCCTTGGCAGAAAAG TGGATCCAGCAGATTGAGGGCGCTGAAGCTGCTCTGCATCAGAAGATGATGGAACTGGAAAGTGATATG GAgcaattttgcaaaataaaaggtTATTTGGAGGAAGAATTGGACTACAGGAAGCAAGCTCTTGACCAAGCATACATG AGGATccaggagcttgaggccacctTGTACAATGCTTTGCAGCAAGAAACGGTGATAAAGTTTGGGGAACTACTTActgaaaaacagcaggaagaaCTGAGGACAGCAGTAGAAAAGCTAAGACGTCAGATgctgagaaaaagcagagaatatGATTGCCAGATTCTTCAGGAGAGAatggagctgctccagcaggCTCATCAG tttctgTTTCTATTCTTGTTCTTCTCTCTTGCCTTTATTCTTTGGCCTTGA
- the JAKMIP2 gene encoding janus kinase and microtubule-interacting protein 2 isoform X1, producing MSKKGRSKGEKPEALIVALQAANEELRTKLTDIQIELHQEKSKVAKLEREKTQETKRIREVEQRKQTVQITELKAKLHEEKMKELQAVRENLIKQHEQEMTRMVKVRDSEIQRLKSALCALRDGSSDKVRTALTIEAREEARKQFDSERLKLLQEITELKSAKKQVDEALNNMIQADKIKAGDLRSEHQSHQEAISKIKWESERDIRRLMDEIKAKDRIIFSLEKELETQTGYVQKLQLQKEALDEQLFLVKEAECNMSSPKREIPGRAGDGSEHCSSPDLRRNQKRIAELNATIRKLEDRNTLLVDERNELLKRVREAEKQCKPLLEKNKCLTKRNDELMQSLQRMEDKLKAVTKENIEMREKITSHPPLKKLRSLNDLDQANEEQETEFLKLQVIEQQNIIDELTRDREKLIRRRKHKRSSKPIKRHVVDTFFGYDEDSMDSETSSVASYRTDRTPATPDDDLDEGLAAEESELRFRQLTKEYQALQRAYALLQEQTGGIIDAEREAKAQEQLQAEVQRYKAKIEDLEKTLAQKGQDSHWVEDKQLFIKRNQELLDKIEKLEAENSRLQQELQDARDQNELLEFRNLELEERERRSPPFNLQIHPFSDGVSALQIYCMKEGVKDVSIPDLIKQLDILGDNGNLRNEEQVAIIQASTVLSLAEKWIQQIEGAEAALHQKMMELESDMEQFCKIKGYLEEELDYRKQALDQAYMRIQELEATLYNALQQETVIKFGELLTEKQQEELRTAVEKLRRQMLRKSREYDCQILQERMELLQQAHQRIRDLEDKTDIQKRQIKDLEEKFLFLFLFFSLAFILWP from the exons ATGTCAAAAAAAGGACGTAGCAAGGGCGAAAAGCCTGAGGCACTGATTGTTGCTCTACAGGCTGCCAATGAGGAACTCAGGACCAAACTAACAGACATTCAAATTGAGCTGCATCAGGAGAAATCGAAG GTTGCGAAACTTGAAAGAGAGAAGACTCAAGAAACAAAGCGTATCCGTGAGGTGGAGCAGCGCAAGCAGACCGTGCAAATCACAGAGCTAAAAGCCAAACTCCatgaggagaaaatgaaggagcTGCAAGCTGTGAGGGAGAACCTCATTAAACAGCATGAGCAGGAGATGACACGGATGGTGAAAGTCCGAGACAGCGAAATCCAGCGCCTCAAGTCAGCGCTGTGTGCACTGCGGGATGGGAGCAGTGATAAAGTAAGGACAGCGCTGACCATTGAGGCTCGTGAAGAGGCCAGAAAACAGTTTGACTCTGAGCGCCTTAAGCTTCTGCAGGAAATTACTGAACTGAAGTCTGCCAaaaagcaggtagatgaggCCCTTAACAATATGATCCAAGCTGATAAGATCAAGGCTGGGGATCTTCGGAGTGAGCATCAGTCCCACCAGGAAGCCATTTCCAAGATCAAATGGGAGAGTGAAAGGGACATTCGCCGCCTG ATGGACGAGATCAAGGCTAAAGACAGGATCATATTTTCCTTGGAGAAAGAACTGGAGACACAGACAGGCTACGtgcagaagctgcagctgcagaaggaagCTCTGGATGAGCAGCTTTTCTTGGTGAAGGAGGCCGAGTGTAACATGAGCAGTCCCAAGAGAGAGATCCCAGGAAGGGCTGGAGATGGCTCGGAGCACTGCAGCAGCCCT GATTTGCGCAGAAACCAGAAGAGGATAGCAGAGCTGAATGCCACAATCCGGAAGCTGGAAGACAGGAACACTTTGCTTGTTGATGAACGAAATGAACTG TTGAAGCGTGTCCGAGAAGCTGAGAAACAATGTAAACCTCTTCTGGAAAAGAACAAGTGCCTCACGAAGAGAAATGACGAACTTATGCAGTCTTTGCAGCGTATGGAAGATAAACTCAAAGCAGTCACTaaagaaaatatagaaatg AGAGAAAAAATTACATCACATCCTCCTCTAAAGAAATTAAGATCTCTTAATGACCTGGATCAGGCTAATGAGGAACAAGAAACTGAATTCTTGAAGCTTCAAGTCATAGAACAACAGAACATAATAGATGAGTTAACAAGG GACAGGGAGAAACTCATTCGTCGCAGAAAGCATAAAAGGAGCTCAAAGCCAATTAAG AGACATGTGGTGGATACATTTTTTGGGTACGATGAAGATTCCATGGACTCTGAAACATCTTCTGTAGCCTCATATAGAACAGATAGAACACCAGCAACCCCAGATGATGATCTGGACGAG GGTTTAGCAGCAGAAGAATCGGAGCTGCGGTTTCGGCAACTGACAAAGGAGTACCAGGCCCTACAGAGAGCATATGCACTCCTGCAGGAGCAAACGGGAGGCATCATAGATGCTGAAAGAGAAGCCAAG GCTCAGGAGCAGCTCCAAGCTGAAGTCCAGAGATATAAAGCCAAAATAGAAGATCTGGAGAAAACTTTGGCACAGAAAGGGCAG GACTCGCACTGGGTGGAAGACAAACAGCTTTTCATTAAGAGGAACCAAGAGCTTTTAGACAAG ATAGAGAAACTGGAAGCAGAAAACAGCCGTCTGCaacaggagctgcaggatgCCCGAGACCAGAATGAGCTGCTGGAGTTCCGTAACCTTGAGCTGGAG gaaagagAGAGACGGTCCCCACCATTTAATCTCCAAATTCACCCATTCTCAGATGGTGTGAGTGCTCTGCAGATCTACTGCATGAAGGAAGGGGTTAAG gaTGTCAGCATCCCAGACCTCATAAAGCAGTTAGACATCCTAGGTGATAATGGG aATTTAAGAAACGAAGAACAAGTGGCCATAATTCAGGCTTCCACTGTATTGTCCTTGGCAGAAAAG TGGATCCAGCAGATTGAGGGCGCTGAAGCTGCTCTGCATCAGAAGATGATGGAACTGGAAAGTGATATG GAgcaattttgcaaaataaaaggtTATTTGGAGGAAGAATTGGACTACAGGAAGCAAGCTCTTGACCAAGCATACATG AGGATccaggagcttgaggccacctTGTACAATGCTTTGCAGCAAGAAACGGTGATAAAGTTTGGGGAACTACTTActgaaaaacagcaggaagaaCTGAGGACAGCAGTAGAAAAGCTAAGACGTCAGATgctgagaaaaagcagagaatatGATTGCCAGATTCTTCAGGAGAGAatggagctgctccagcaggCTCATCAG AGGATCCGAGATTTAGAAGATAAAACTGACATCCAAAAGAGACAAATTAAGGATCTGGAGGAAAAG tttctgTTTCTATTCTTGTTCTTCTCTCTTGCCTTTATTCTTTGGCCTTGA